In Felis catus isolate Fca126 chromosome A2, F.catus_Fca126_mat1.0, whole genome shotgun sequence, the following proteins share a genomic window:
- the UBXN6 gene encoding UBX domain-containing protein 6 isoform X1, producing the protein MKKFFQEIKADIKFKSAGPGQKLTESVGERAPRGKPNQPVLQQPCQGPTNEAQMAAAAALARLEQKQPRARGPTSQESIRNQVRKELQAEATVSGSPEAPGTNKVPEPREEGSTHLAVPAVCFTCPLTGATLRKDQRDAHIREAILSHFSTDPVAASIMKIHTFNRDRDRVKLGVDTIAKYLDNICLHPEEEKYRKIKLQNRVFQERINCLEGTHEFFEAVGFQKALLPVPDQEGPEEFYVLSEAALAQPQSLRKHKEQLLVAEPVRATLARQRRVFQPSPLASQFDLPGDFFNLTAEEVKREQRLRSEAVERLSVLRTKAMREREEQRERRRYTYTLLRVRFPDGCLLQGTFYARERVAALYAFVREALQSDWLPFELLASGGQRLSEEESPAFDECGLVPSALLTFSWDAALLEDLRAAGAEPDSSILKPELLSTIEKLS; encoded by the exons ATGAAGAAATTCTTCCAGGAGATCAAGGCTGACATCAAGTTCAAGAGTGCGGGGCCTGGTCAGAAGCTCACGGAGTCCGTGGG GGAGAGGGCCCCCAGAGGGAAACCCAACCAGCCCGTGCTCCAGCAGCCCTGCCAGGGACCCACCAACGAGGCCCAGATGGCAGCCGCGGCAGCCCTGGCCCGGCTCGAACAGAAGCAGCCCAGGGCCCGGGGCCCCACGTCGCAGGAGTCCATCCGGAACCAGG tgAGAAAGGAACTTCAAGCCGAAGCCACTGTCAGCGGGAGCCCAGAGGCCCCAGGGACCAACAAG GTGCCTGAGCCCAGAGAGGAGGGCTCGACCCACCTGGCAGTGCCCGCCGTGTGCTTCACCTGCCCGCTCACGGGGGCCACGCTCAGGAAGGACCAGCGGGATGCGCACATCAGAGAGGCCATTCTCTCG cacttCTCCACCGACCCCGTGGCTGCCTCCATCATGAAGATCCACACGTTCAACAGAGACCGGGACAGGGTGAAGCTGGGTGTGGACACCATCGCCAA GTACCTGGACAACATCTGCCTGCACCCCGAGGAAGAGAAGTACAGGAAGATCAAGCTGCAGAACCGCGTGTTTCAG GAGCGAATTAACTGCCTGGAAGGGACCCACGAGTTTTTTGAGGCCGTCGGCTTCCAGAAGGCCCTGCTTCCGGTGCCCGATCAGG AGGGCCCCGAGGAGTTCTACGTGCTGAGCGAGGCcgccctggcccagccccagaGCCTGCGGAAGCACAAGGAGCAGCTGCTGGTCGCCGAGCCCGTGCGGGCCACGCTGGCCCGCCAGCGCCGCGTCTTCCAGCCCTCGCCCCTGGCCTCCCAGTTTGACCTGCCCGGGGACTTCTTCAACCTCACGGCGGAGGAGGTCAAGCGGGAACAGAGGCTCAGGTCCGAAGCCGTGGAGCGGCTGAGTGTGCTGCGGACCAAGGCCATgcgggagagggaggagcagagagagcggcGCAGATACACGTACACGCTGCTGCGCGTCCGCTTCCCCGACGGCTGCCTGCTCCAGG gcaccttctaCGCCCGGGAGCGGGTGGCCGCGCTGTATGCCTTCGTCCGGGAGGCCTTGCAGAGCGACTGGCTGCCTTTCGAGCTGCTGGCCTCGGGCGGGCAGAGGTTGTCGGAGGAGGAGAGCCCGGCCTTCGACGAGTGCGGGCTG GTGCCCTCCGCCCTCCTGACCTTCTCGTGGGACGCAGCCCTGCTGGAGGACCTCAGGGCCGCAGGGGCGGAACCGGACTCTTCTATCCTGAAACCTGAGCTCCTGTCGACCATCGAGAAGCTCTCGTGA
- the UBXN6 gene encoding UBX domain-containing protein 6 isoform X2 → MRERAPRGKPNQPVLQQPCQGPTNEAQMAAAAALARLEQKQPRARGPTSQESIRNQVRKELQAEATVSGSPEAPGTNKVPEPREEGSTHLAVPAVCFTCPLTGATLRKDQRDAHIREAILSHFSTDPVAASIMKIHTFNRDRDRVKLGVDTIAKYLDNICLHPEEEKYRKIKLQNRVFQERINCLEGTHEFFEAVGFQKALLPVPDQEGPEEFYVLSEAALAQPQSLRKHKEQLLVAEPVRATLARQRRVFQPSPLASQFDLPGDFFNLTAEEVKREQRLRSEAVERLSVLRTKAMREREEQRERRRYTYTLLRVRFPDGCLLQGTFYARERVAALYAFVREALQSDWLPFELLASGGQRLSEEESPAFDECGLVPSALLTFSWDAALLEDLRAAGAEPDSSILKPELLSTIEKLS, encoded by the exons ATGAG GGAGAGGGCCCCCAGAGGGAAACCCAACCAGCCCGTGCTCCAGCAGCCCTGCCAGGGACCCACCAACGAGGCCCAGATGGCAGCCGCGGCAGCCCTGGCCCGGCTCGAACAGAAGCAGCCCAGGGCCCGGGGCCCCACGTCGCAGGAGTCCATCCGGAACCAGG tgAGAAAGGAACTTCAAGCCGAAGCCACTGTCAGCGGGAGCCCAGAGGCCCCAGGGACCAACAAG GTGCCTGAGCCCAGAGAGGAGGGCTCGACCCACCTGGCAGTGCCCGCCGTGTGCTTCACCTGCCCGCTCACGGGGGCCACGCTCAGGAAGGACCAGCGGGATGCGCACATCAGAGAGGCCATTCTCTCG cacttCTCCACCGACCCCGTGGCTGCCTCCATCATGAAGATCCACACGTTCAACAGAGACCGGGACAGGGTGAAGCTGGGTGTGGACACCATCGCCAA GTACCTGGACAACATCTGCCTGCACCCCGAGGAAGAGAAGTACAGGAAGATCAAGCTGCAGAACCGCGTGTTTCAG GAGCGAATTAACTGCCTGGAAGGGACCCACGAGTTTTTTGAGGCCGTCGGCTTCCAGAAGGCCCTGCTTCCGGTGCCCGATCAGG AGGGCCCCGAGGAGTTCTACGTGCTGAGCGAGGCcgccctggcccagccccagaGCCTGCGGAAGCACAAGGAGCAGCTGCTGGTCGCCGAGCCCGTGCGGGCCACGCTGGCCCGCCAGCGCCGCGTCTTCCAGCCCTCGCCCCTGGCCTCCCAGTTTGACCTGCCCGGGGACTTCTTCAACCTCACGGCGGAGGAGGTCAAGCGGGAACAGAGGCTCAGGTCCGAAGCCGTGGAGCGGCTGAGTGTGCTGCGGACCAAGGCCATgcgggagagggaggagcagagagagcggcGCAGATACACGTACACGCTGCTGCGCGTCCGCTTCCCCGACGGCTGCCTGCTCCAGG gcaccttctaCGCCCGGGAGCGGGTGGCCGCGCTGTATGCCTTCGTCCGGGAGGCCTTGCAGAGCGACTGGCTGCCTTTCGAGCTGCTGGCCTCGGGCGGGCAGAGGTTGTCGGAGGAGGAGAGCCCGGCCTTCGACGAGTGCGGGCTG GTGCCCTCCGCCCTCCTGACCTTCTCGTGGGACGCAGCCCTGCTGGAGGACCTCAGGGCCGCAGGGGCGGAACCGGACTCTTCTATCCTGAAACCTGAGCTCCTGTCGACCATCGAGAAGCTCTCGTGA